One genomic segment of Catalinimonas alkaloidigena includes these proteins:
- a CDS encoding universal stress protein, producing the protein MRTILVPTDFSPQAANALDAACQLSGKLGATIHLVYVLEFPMTDEETVVTHVAVLPVEYLRKIKRESEEHLREVAAAKQQDGLTITYEVRVGNPYRSINNALLAKEADLVVMGSKGASGSKEILLGSNAERMVRFAHCPVLVIKDKVDLSKIKNIVYATALLDEESVVTKALSKLQTAFEAQLHVVRINTISNFLDDPYVMDMLQKFAKDHHLKDYTLNTFSDIGEEEGIIHFAKQKGAELIALATHGRRGILHLLEGSLAEDIVNHAKFPILTMSLRKHKTRKK; encoded by the coding sequence ATGAGAACCATCCTCGTCCCCACTGATTTTTCTCCTCAGGCAGCCAACGCCTTAGATGCAGCCTGTCAGCTCTCAGGAAAACTTGGCGCTACTATTCATCTGGTATATGTACTTGAATTTCCGATGACAGATGAAGAGACGGTCGTCACCCATGTAGCAGTTTTACCTGTAGAATACTTGCGTAAAATAAAGCGTGAAAGCGAAGAGCATTTACGAGAAGTGGCCGCTGCTAAACAGCAGGATGGACTAACGATTACTTACGAAGTCAGGGTAGGAAACCCCTACCGCAGCATCAATAATGCATTACTGGCAAAAGAAGCAGATTTGGTAGTCATGGGCTCCAAAGGGGCCAGTGGCAGCAAGGAGATTTTGTTGGGGTCTAATGCTGAGCGAATGGTTCGTTTTGCCCACTGCCCGGTGCTGGTAATTAAAGACAAAGTTGACCTTTCCAAAATCAAAAACATCGTTTATGCGACTGCTTTGTTGGACGAAGAAAGTGTAGTTACGAAAGCGCTGAGTAAGCTTCAGACTGCTTTTGAAGCCCAGTTGCATGTGGTTAGAATAAACACGATCAGTAATTTTCTGGATGACCCCTATGTGATGGATATGCTGCAGAAGTTTGCCAAAGACCATCATTTGAAAGATTATACGCTCAATACTTTCAGTGATATCGGGGAGGAAGAAGGTATCATCCATTTTGCCAAACAAAAAGGAGCGGAACTCATAGCATTGGCTACGCATGGAAGGCGTGGAATATTACACCTGCTGGAAGGGAGTTTGGCGGAAGACATCGTTAATCACGCGAAATTTCCCATTCTTACAATGAGTCTTCGCAAGCATAAAACTAGAAAAAAATAA
- the ppsA gene encoding phosphoenolpyruvate synthase — translation MGKLIKYFREIDLDCLSEVGGKNASLGEMYQKLSPKGIAVPDGFATTSEAYWYFIKENHLQEQIAELLSELDHKTYSNLSFIGKQIRTTILSVGIPSMLEKEIRDGYDYLTQKYGADVSFAVRSSATAEDLPEASFAGQQESYLNVKGYEALTDACQKCYASLYTDRAIKYREDNGFAHDQVALSVGVQLMVRADKSASGVNFTLDPDSGFQELVLVSGAWGLGENIVQGTINPDEFYVFKPSLKKGKQPIISRKLGSKAKTMVYAKGGNGTVNLSTPPEKREQFVLSDAEVITLAQWSVQIEEHYGRPMDIEWAKDGVNGKLFIVQARPETVFSRDKHLKITTYKLKQKGKELCRGIGLGDKIAAGKAKILHSPAEIDKLQEGEILVTSKTNPDWDPILKKAAGIITDQGGRTSHAAIVAREVGAVAVVGSGNATQVIREGQQVTISCAEGETGVIYEGKLEWEEHETLIDDIELPQTQAMMILGDPDQAFRLSFYPNHGIGLMRLEFIINNAIQIHPMALIQFDKVRDPKVREKIEKLTHHYPDKAEYFVRRLAEAVAVIAAAFSPKDVIVRMSDFKSNEYANLIGGQYFEQQETNPMLGFRGASRYYHPNYQPGFELECQALKMVRENMGLENVKVMIPFCRSLEEAEKVIAVMESQGLKRGEFGLELYMMTEIPSNVILAEEFAHYFDGFSIGSNDLTQLTLGIDRDSDLLSGMFSASDPAVKKMISMVITSAHKTKTKIGLCGQAPSDDPTFAQFLVDAGIHSISFNPDALINGVKNMLEAEKKHKR, via the coding sequence ATGGGAAAGCTTATAAAATATTTTAGAGAGATTGACCTGGACTGCCTTTCCGAGGTAGGTGGAAAAAATGCTTCCCTGGGTGAAATGTACCAAAAATTAAGTCCGAAGGGAATAGCCGTTCCCGATGGATTTGCTACAACATCAGAAGCATACTGGTATTTTATCAAAGAAAACCATCTTCAGGAACAAATCGCAGAGCTTCTAAGTGAATTAGATCATAAGACCTATTCAAACCTAAGCTTTATTGGTAAACAAATTCGCACTACGATACTGAGCGTCGGCATCCCCTCTATGCTTGAAAAGGAGATAAGGGATGGTTATGATTACCTGACCCAAAAATACGGAGCTGATGTTTCCTTCGCGGTAAGGAGTAGCGCTACGGCTGAAGATTTGCCGGAAGCGAGTTTTGCCGGACAGCAGGAATCTTACCTTAATGTAAAAGGATATGAAGCTTTGACCGATGCCTGCCAAAAATGTTATGCTTCCCTATATACAGACCGTGCCATCAAATACCGTGAGGATAACGGCTTTGCCCACGATCAGGTGGCCTTATCTGTGGGAGTACAACTGATGGTACGTGCTGATAAGTCGGCCTCCGGAGTGAATTTCACCCTGGACCCTGACTCAGGATTCCAAGAGCTTGTATTGGTAAGCGGTGCATGGGGGCTGGGTGAGAACATTGTGCAGGGCACAATTAACCCCGATGAATTTTATGTGTTTAAGCCCAGCCTGAAAAAGGGAAAGCAGCCTATTATTTCACGGAAACTAGGTAGTAAAGCTAAGACAATGGTCTACGCAAAAGGGGGAAATGGTACGGTCAACCTCTCTACTCCACCAGAAAAGCGGGAGCAGTTCGTGCTTAGTGATGCGGAAGTAATTACCCTGGCCCAATGGTCAGTTCAAATTGAGGAGCATTATGGCAGGCCCATGGACATTGAATGGGCAAAAGATGGGGTAAACGGTAAACTTTTTATCGTGCAGGCCAGACCGGAAACTGTTTTCAGCAGAGATAAGCATCTGAAGATAACTACCTATAAGCTCAAGCAAAAAGGAAAAGAACTTTGTCGCGGAATAGGACTGGGCGATAAGATAGCTGCTGGCAAGGCAAAGATACTGCATTCTCCCGCTGAAATTGACAAACTTCAGGAAGGAGAAATCCTGGTCACCAGTAAAACAAATCCCGATTGGGACCCGATACTGAAAAAGGCAGCAGGGATCATCACAGATCAGGGAGGGCGTACCAGTCATGCGGCCATTGTGGCTCGTGAAGTAGGTGCGGTAGCCGTAGTAGGAAGTGGCAACGCAACCCAGGTAATCAGGGAAGGGCAGCAAGTTACCATATCATGTGCAGAGGGTGAAACAGGGGTTATCTATGAAGGTAAACTGGAATGGGAAGAGCATGAGACTTTGATTGATGATATTGAGCTACCCCAAACCCAGGCCATGATGATACTCGGTGACCCGGATCAGGCTTTCCGTCTGTCATTTTATCCTAACCACGGTATCGGCCTCATGAGGCTGGAGTTTATCATCAACAATGCGATACAGATTCATCCGATGGCGCTGATTCAGTTTGACAAAGTGCGGGATCCTAAGGTAAGAGAAAAGATAGAAAAGCTTACGCATCATTATCCTGATAAGGCGGAATACTTTGTGCGCAGGCTTGCGGAGGCAGTGGCTGTCATTGCGGCAGCTTTCTCTCCAAAGGATGTCATTGTACGTATGTCTGACTTCAAATCAAATGAATATGCTAACCTGATTGGCGGGCAATATTTTGAGCAGCAGGAGACAAACCCCATGCTGGGATTCAGGGGAGCTTCGCGCTACTACCACCCTAACTACCAGCCTGGATTTGAACTGGAGTGCCAGGCCCTGAAAATGGTGAGGGAAAATATGGGCTTAGAAAATGTCAAGGTGATGATACCATTCTGTCGCTCTTTAGAGGAAGCAGAAAAAGTGATTGCGGTGATGGAAAGTCAGGGCTTGAAGAGGGGTGAGTTCGGACTTGAGCTGTATATGATGACAGAGATCCCAAGTAATGTGATACTGGCTGAAGAATTTGCGCACTACTTTGATGGCTTTTCTATCGGTTCCAATGATCTTACCCAACTTACGCTGGGCATAGACCGGGATTCTGATCTGCTGAGTGGCATGTTCAGTGCCAGTGACCCTGCGGTAAAGAAAATGATCAGTATGGTCATAACTTCAGCGCATAAAACCAAAACCAAGATTGGCTTATGCGGGCAGGCACCCAGCGATGACCCTACTTTTGCCCAGTTTCTGGTAGATGCAGGTATTCATAGTATTTCTTTCAATCCGGACGCGCTGATCAATGGGGTCAAAAACATGTTAGAGGCAGAAAAGAAACATAAACGATAA